The proteins below are encoded in one region of Huiozyma naganishii CBS 8797 chromosome 7, complete genome:
- the PSH1 gene encoding ubiquitin-protein ligase PSH1 (similar to Saccharomyces cerevisiae PSH1 (YOL054W); ancestral locus Anc_8.808), producing the protein MTRVKPICDALGKKRFKKVCENLLECCVCTICHELMSVPMMVECGHNYCYTCLKHWLTSNENTVLKCPDCRSVVSHPPNMNMFLDHQLKYILEMLVKNAAPDSEWVAILAQRDNDMTAYRRDATSKNLFDGVFVNSTLAVTDMDDDGIPRCGNCHWELDPDDVDDDGDDNVCPHCHFRIRNVIRPSRDTEGTGVPPALADDYSEGEYESITVEMQRGGNQRASESDYESGSSEDRPRGSVYDLEAQDSGSGDEPHDDEMDSDLDSFIENDEEETDGPGSNDNDSTLGRRKRVYAVLDADESDSQQSSPDSDFYEHNSADEFVSGDSLDEQSPDPTGRRRGPRVALVLSDDE; encoded by the coding sequence ATGACTCGAGTAAAGCCTATATGTGATGCTTTGGGCAAGAAGCGATTCAAAAAAGTGTGTGAGAATCTGCTTGAATGCTGTGTCTGCACCATCTGCCACGAATTGATGAGTGTGCCGATGATGGTTGAGTGTGGCCACAATTACTGCTACACGTGTTTGAAGCACTGGCTGACTTCTAATGAGAACACGGTGCTGAAGTGTCCCGACTGTCGATCCGTGGTGAGCCATCCTCCGAACATGAACATGTTTTTGGACCATCAATTAAAATACATCCTGGAAATGCTCGTGAAGAACGCTGCCCCTGATTCTGAGTGGGTGGCAATTCTAGCTCAGAGGGACAATGATATGACCGCATATCGTCGAGACGCAACGTCGAAGAACCTTTTCGACGGTGTGTTTGTGAACTCTACACTCGCTGTGACGGATATGGACGACGACGGGATCCCCCGGTGCGGGAACTGCCATTGGGAGCTGGATCCAGACGATGTGGACGACGATGGCGACGATAACGTGTGTCCGCATTGTCATTTCCGGATACGGAACGTAATTCGGCCCTCGCGGGACACGGAGGGGACGGGGGTTCCTCCTGCCCTCGCGGACGACTACAGCGAGGGCGAATACGAAAGTATCACTGTAGAGATGCAGCGTGGGGGAAACCAGCGTGCTTCTGAATCAGATTACGAGTCCGGGTCCTCGGAAGACAGGCCGCGCGGGTCCGTGTACGATCTGGAGGCGCAGGATAGCGGCTCGGGCGACGAGCCCCACGATGACGAAATGGACTCCGATTTGGACTCTTTCATagagaacgacgaggaggaaacgGACGGCCCTGGAAGCAACGACAACGACAGCACCTTGGGCCGCAGAAAGAGAGTGTACGCCGTGCTGGATGCGGACGAGAGCGACTCGCAGCAGTCGTCCCCTGACAGCGACTTCTACGAGCACAACAGCGCGGACGAGTTCGTGAGTGGCGATAGCCTCGACGAGCAGAGTCCGGACCCGACGGGACGAAGACGCGGACCCAGGGTGGCCCTGGTGCTGAGCGATGACGAGTGA